The sequence TGCCCTCTCTTGCTGACAGCGCGAGGAGACGGGGGTGCCGTCCGAATGATGAGCTGGCGTATGGCCGGACCCTTGGCGGCGCCTAACTCAAGCTGGTTTAGGGCTGCTGTGGGGCACTCTCATGGACGGGTTCGTAAGTGAGCAGCAGTACGCCCGCTCCCATATCTTTTGAGTCAATGAGCCTCAGCGGCAGTCTGTCTTCCTCTGAGAAGAGGCGCTTCCCATGGCCCAACACCAACGGGTACACCATCAGGCGAAGTTCATCCACGAGCCCGTGCCTCAAGAGCGTTTTGACGAGTGTGCCGCTGCCGTACACCAGCAAGGGCTGGCCCTCTTGACGCTTCAATGCTTCCACTCCCGCAATCACATCGCCCTGGAGGGCCGTGGCATTCCACTTCAGGTTGGTCCTCGTCGTCGTGGCGACGAACTTGGGCAGGGTGTTCATGCGTTCGCCGAAGGTGCCTGTTCCGCTGGCGGTGGGCCAGTACTGGGCAAAGCCTTCGTAGGTGACGCGCCCCAGCAGGAGCCCCCCGCTCTCAAAAAGTTCAGCACGCTTAAATCCACCGTCGTCAGGACTGTAGTCACGCTGCCATAAGGTGGAGTCTTCATACACGCCATCCAGCGTGAGGAACTCGGTCACGATCACTTTTCGCATCATGCTCCTGTTGTCGTTCAGCCCTGATTCTTATTTTTCCAGCACCACACTCGGGCCTAGAGCATATCGCCAATTGAAGTCAACCCAGACAAGCGTTTGGCTGTGATAACCACGCGCGCGGGGTGGCGCCCTCGCTTACTCCTCGAAGTCGTCCCATGGCCTGATGAACTTGTGTACCAATGGTTGGAACAGTTTGTGCAGTCCGTGTAGACCGGCCCGACGAACACGCTGTTTCGCTCCATCGCGGGAGAGTTGAGGAAGGGAGGCGTGTGATCAGTGTCCCAGACAACATTTCGCCCATAGTCTGCTTGCCTCGCTCGACAATGGTCTGAACTCTTGTCGTCAGGCCTTCCGAGCCGGAACGGCGCTCAGCAGCCCGTAAGCCACCGCGGCCAATCCTGCGCCAAGGCCAAAGGTGGGGGCGCTGCCGAAGTGGGCATACATCCCGCTGCCTGCCAGGGGACCCGCGATCTGGGTCAGCTCAAAGAGTGACTGCACGCCGCCCTGTACTCTGCCTTGCTCGTCTTCGGGGATAGACAATGAAATCAGCGCATTGATGCTGGATGTAAACAGCCCTTCGCCCAGCGCGAACACGATCACGGCAGCGTAAAACAGCGCCGCATGAGGCCAGGCGACCAGTCCAGCCAGCGCCAGCAGGCCCACCACGCCCATCACGCCCATCACGATGCCGCCCAGAGCCACGCGCCGCTCACCGAAGCGGGCCAGCAGTCTGGGCAGAACAACACCCTGCCCAACGATGTCGCAGAGACCGGAGACCATGAACAGCGTGCTGATCTCGGCGGCCCCCCAATGCAGGGTGTCGCGGGTCATGATTGGCAGCACGATCTGCATCAAGGTGAAGGGCAGCATGAACAGCATGGCCGTGAAGACCAGTTGGCGCACCTGAGGTTTGATCAGGGCCGAACGCAGGTGGGTGAGCGGATTAAGGTGAGCCGCCGTGAACTCGTGCTGGCGGTTCTCTGGTTTCAGGCTCTCCGGCAGGAAGAAGTAACCCCATAGGGCGTTCAGTACGGCAATACCCGCCGCAACGAACATTGGAGCGCTGTAACCGAAGTGTGCCAGCAGACCGCCGAGAGCGGGGCCGACGATCATGCCCGCGCCCACCGTCGCGCCGATCTGCCCGAACACTGCGCCCCGGTTCTCGTCGTTGGTGGAGTCAGCGACATAGGCCATCAGCGCCCCCATGCCGCCAGACGTCACGCCTTCCAGAAAACGGCCCAGGAACAGCACCGCGAGGCTGCCCCCAATCCCAAAGACCAGATTGCCCAGCGCGGTGCCCAGCA comes from Deinococcus betulae and encodes:
- a CDS encoding MFS transporter; this encodes MKRSPLLFLLVTAFLFSVGMSLVFPVLPFIVAQYVPDARQQTTVIGWLAALFALLSFFSSPVLGAVSDAYGRRPVLILTLLGTALGNLVFGIGGSLAVLFLGRFLEGVTSGGMGALMAYVADSTNDENRGAVFGQIGATVGAGMIVGPALGGLLAHFGYSAPMFVAAGIAVLNALWGYFFLPESLKPENRQHEFTAAHLNPLTHLRSALIKPQVRQLVFTAMLFMLPFTLMQIVLPIMTRDTLHWGAAEISTLFMVSGLCDIVGQGVVLPRLLARFGERRVALGGIVMGVMGVVGLLALAGLVAWPHAALFYAAVIVFALGEGLFTSSINALISLSIPEDEQGRVQGGVQSLFELTQIAGPLAGSGMYAHFGSAPTFGLGAGLAAVAYGLLSAVPARKA
- a CDS encoding dihydrofolate reductase family protein — translated: MMRKVIVTEFLTLDGVYEDSTLWQRDYSPDDGGFKRAELFESGGLLLGRVTYEGFAQYWPTASGTGTFGERMNTLPKFVATTTRTNLKWNATALQGDVIAGVEALKRQEGQPLLVYGSGTLVKTLLRHGLVDELRLMVYPLVLGHGKRLFSEEDRLPLRLIDSKDMGAGVLLLTYEPVHESAPQQP